From Quercus lobata isolate SW786 chromosome 1, ValleyOak3.0 Primary Assembly, whole genome shotgun sequence, one genomic window encodes:
- the LOC115982283 gene encoding methyl-CpG-binding domain-containing protein 11-like encodes MASGEANAVENHNDAVPVELPAPEGWKKLFNPKKSGTPRRNEVVFVSPTGEEIKSKRQLDQYLKSHPGGHSSSEFDWSTGGTPRRSSRISQKSKATESPEAEPPKKRSAKKGAKEKDDNGEEKLDAAAGEANEEVELKGKEDVGEKDTEPKAEEKVDEMDIEKVENKTAADKTSDAKEEEVVNNSLPTPGSEEAEKKLTEPEASAKLENQEAEKKTTSDAKEEEIKFDSQLAPVTKENKEEANKLPSEPEAPPSQVSAADGKVEKECEMDKEGKEDSLAENLVGVAETKANNSSIQESVDGSNPIKNHPVSCEETSHGPKASQVNC; translated from the exons TTTAATCCAAAGAAGAGTGGGACACCAAGGAGGAATGAGGTAGTTTTTGTTTCACCTACAGGTGAAGAGATCAAGAGCAAAAGACAATTAGATCAGTATCTCAAATCTCACCCTGGAGGCCATTCTAGTTCTGAGTTTGACTGGAGCACAG GTGGAACTCCAAGGCGTTCTTCAAGAATAAGTCAGAAATCAAAAGCAACAGAATCGCCAGAAGCTGAACCTCCTAAGAAAAGGAGTGCTAAGAAGGGAGCAAAAGAGAAGGATGATAATGGTGAAGAGAAATTAGATGCTGCAGCTGGGGAAGCAAATGAGGAAGTGGAGCTGAAAGGTAAAGAGGATGTGGGGGAAAAAGACACTGAACCTAAAGCTGAGGAAAAAGTCGATGAAATGGATATTGAAAAAGTAGAGAACAAGACAGCTGCTGATAAGACTTCTGATGCGAAGGAAGAAGAGGTTGTGAATAACTCACTGCCAACTCCAGGGTCGGAGGAAGCTGAGAAAAAACTGACAGAGCCTGAAGCTTCGGCTAAATTGGAAAATCAGGAAGCTGAAAAGAAGACTACTTCTGATGCAAAGGAAGAAGAGATCAAGTTTGACTCACAGCTGGCACCAGTGACCAAGGAAAATAAAGAGGAGGCTAATAAGCTGCCATCAGAGCCTGAAGCACCACCCTCACAAGTTTCTGCAGCAGATGGGAAGGTTGAAAAGGAGTGTGAGATGgacaaagaaggaaaagaggACTCTCTTGCTGAGAATCTGGTCGGTGTGGCAGAAACCAAAGCTAATAACAGTAGCATTCAGGAGAGCGTAGATGGGTCAAATCCCATAAAAAACCATCCGGTGAGTTGTGAGGAGACATCCCATGGGCCCAAGGCGTCTCAAGTTAACTGTTGA
- the LOC115982300 gene encoding putative phosphatidylglycerol/phosphatidylinositol transfer protein DDB_G0282179: MESVADLKLTLLLLFAAIISLVLVPSAQATTTDVKYCDKKADYPVKVSGVVVSPNPVVSGKPATFNISATTGKPISSGKVVIDVSYFGVHVHTENHDLSEEISCPIAAGKFVLSHSQTLPGFTPPGSYTLKMTLEDGNNQLLTCISFKFSISFGSSVSDS; this comes from the exons ATGGAATCAGTGGCTGATTTGAAGCTCACCCTTCTGCTTTTATTTGCTGCTATTATATCTTTGGTTCTTGTACCTTCCGCACAAGCCACCACCACAGATGTCAAATACTGCG ATAAGAAAGCTGATTACCCTGTGAAGGTCTCTGGTGTTGTGGTATCACCCAACCCAGTAGTGTCAGGCAAGCCAGCCACCTTTAACATCTCAGCCACCACTg GTAAACCCATCTCCAGTGGGAAAGTTGTCATTGACGTTTCTTACTTTGGGGTGCACGTCCATACAGAAAATCATGATCTTTCTGAGGAGATAAGCTGTCCTATTGCGGCAGGAAAGTTTGTGCTCTCTCACAGCCAAACTTTACCTGGATTTACACCACCT GGCTCTTACACTCTTAAGATGACACTGGAGGATGGTAACAATCAACTGTTGACCTGCATTAGCTTCAAATTCAGTATCAGCTTTGGATCTTCAGTGTCTGATAGTTGA